AATAGGTGCTCAGGTTTTGTGGGGGGCATGGTTCTATTCCGGCCCCTTTCCTATACACTTTCCATGCCCACCTCTGCCGCTTGACAGCTGTTCTGCCCAGCAAGGCTGCCTCTGCTGGGACCTCCTGTTTAGCCACAGAGACAGCCTAGCTTCTGAGTGTTTCTTGGCTGTTTTTGCACTAAAACGACAGGGGCCACGTGGTTTGGCCCCTTTCAGGAAGTTCTTGCCAACCCATGACTCGTGTGAACACAGGCAGAGACTACCTCCACGGTTATGAGCTCTTCAGACCATGAGATTGGATTACTAGCCGGTCATACTTTTTACTTCTCTGTACCTTTCTTTCCTGATAATAATAATCATGTACtgctttataataataataaaatggagttTCTCAAGAGCTGGCTGTGTAGCTCAGTAACAGAATATTTACCGTACAGCATggcatcctgagttcaatccccagaaccataaaaaaaatttaagggcaTATTCAGGGATAAAAAGAGGGCACAGAGGTTAAGATCCCCTACTGCTCTGGCAGAGAACGTAAGTTTGCCtcttagcacccacatcaagcaactgacaaccacctgtaattccagctccgggGATCTGAAGTCTCtggtgcacatgtgcacacacacactcacacacacacatgaaagaataaaaaagggctggagatgttgctcagtggttaagggcactgactgctcttccagaggacccagcttcaattctcagaacccacacggCATCTAACAGTTGCCTGTGACTCCCAagatctgacagcctcacacagacagacacacatgcaggcaaaacaccaatgcacataaaataaaaaaattttcaaaaagtataaaaaagaataaaaataaaatttttgttggttttttttttgagacagggtttctctgtatatccctggctgtcctagaactcactctgtagaccatcctggcctcgaactcacagaactcacactgcctctgcctccagagtgctgggatcaaaggcgtgcactaccacatcCCAgctgaaaaaatttttaaaggaatagattcttttttctctctctctctgctcccctccgcccttcaatcctcccccaaggaccccatgctcccaatttactcaggagatcttgtctttttttttttttgtggtttttcgagacagggtttctctgtagttttggagtctgtcctggaactagctcttgtacaccaggctggtctcgaactcacagagatccgcctgcctctgcctcctgagtgctgggattaaaggcgtgcgccaccaccgcccggctcgagatcttgtctttttatactttctacttcccatgtagattaggtctatgtaagtctctcttagagtcctcattgttgtctaagttctctgggattgtggtttgtaggctggctttctttgctttatgtttaaaaaccacctatgagtgagtacatgtgataattgtctttctgtgtctgggttacctcactcaaaataatgttttctagttccatccattttcctgcaaaattcaagctgtcgtttttttcttctctgtagtagtccattgtgtaaatgtaccacatttgccttatccattcttcggtcaaggggcatttaggttgtttccaggttctggctatgacaaacaaagctgctatgaacatagatagttgagcacatgtctttgtggcacgattgagcatcctttggatagatacccaaaagtggtattattgggtcttgaggaaggttgtttcctaattttctgagaaatcaccacactgacatccaaaggggttgtaccagcttgcattcccaccagcaatgcaggagtgttcccttttacccacaacctctccagcataagttttcatcagtgtttttgatcttggccactcttacaggtgtaagatggaatctgagttgttttgatttgcatttctctgatgactaaggatattgaacatttccttaaatgtttttcagccattttagattcctttgttgagagttctctgtttaggtctgtactccattttttttattagattatgtgatcttttggtgtccaatttcttgagttctttgtatattttggagatcagacctctgtctgatgtggggttagtgaagatcttttcctattttgtaggctgtcattttgtcttgttgaccgtgtctaAAGGAGTTGATTctaaagtagtttttttttaaatgagtcggggtttttttttaatttatttatttttattttatatgtgttgcctacatgtatgtcaaTGCCCACAGAATCCAGAAGGAGACAtagtatcccctggaactggagttacaggcagttgtgagctgggaattgaacccaggtcctctggaagagcagtgtggtcttaaccactaagccacctcttcagcctggAAAaatcaaagctttttttttttttaattacattgcACAGCTACAAAAACTCTCCTGCCTGCTGCCCCTTGTAACAACTATGTCCCCAAGGGATTTTTCTCCCAAAAGTTGTCATTAAGGGAAAACAGAAGTCAAGAAGAATAAGATCTCAGTACcgcctccaccccccaccccaccccccagggaGTGCGAGGATAGCCAGCAATGATTCTGGGCCTCTCTAGCTCACGACTGTGTCCAGCTAGCCATCAGAACCCGCATCCCTACTTGCCTAGACTATATGTGGCCCTAGGCTACATGAGGGTCTGATGAACACTCTGGCCCTTGGAGGTCCTATCTAGTGGTACACGACTCTCTACAAAGTTGAGATCAGACTCACTCCTCCCAGGCTCAAGTGGAGAGCCAGGTTAGCTGCCTAGGAGGCCAAACACTAGGAGTCGCTGTCCTCTGTGTGTGGGAGTGAAGCTCTGCGCTGTGGGTACCGGTGAAGGAGAGACTAGAATGTTCTGTGGCTTGAAGGGCAGTTGGTCTGTTAAGAGCCTAGTAGTTCTGACTGGAGAGTTGGGGCTGAACATCAAGCCTCGGGGACTGAGAGAAAAGAGATCAGACCCACATTCAAGACTCTCTTAAGGTGGCGCAGAATGCCCTCTGGCAATCCACACATCTCCTCAGGAAAGGACACCATCCAGCCCGCCTAAGGAACAATGCTCCATGAAGGCAGGTCAAACCCACCAActcagcagagacagacaggtgtcTTGGCCAGGTATCCCCACGAGTGCCTCCCACTTCCTTCTAGAGGGGCTTACCTGCTCTCTCTGTATCCACAGGTGTTTTCCTGCCCCCATCCCCAGCAGCAGCAAAGGAGCCAGGCATGGAAGACATGGGAATGGTGGCCCTGACCCCTCTGACTGATGTGCTGAACAGCCCACAGCTCAGTCCTGTAGCAGGCTCCCTTATAAGCCCCCTGGGGGCCCCCATTAACCCCCTGCTCTCTGGCCAAATGCCCCTGGCCCCGAACAGTCAGTTTGCCAGTTTTGTGCAGTGCCCCCTGGGCAGCCACCTGACCAATCCCATTGCAGTTTCCCCAGGGGCCACATTGACCAATTCTCTGGGCTTACCCACAACAGGACCCTTGAGTGGTCACTTGACCAGTCCCATGGCTGTACCCCCTGGGACCACTCTGGCCAGCTCGCTGGGTCTGACTTCAACTGGCTCCCTGACGACCAGCAGTCGGCTGGCAGGCCCACTGGCTGTATCTCAGAGCAGCCCCCTCATGGCTCCCCTGGCAGGCACAGTGGCAGTCTCTCTGAGCAGCCCCTTGGTCCCCCCCACCACTGCCCCTCTAGGTGTTTCTCAGAACATACTGCCCAACCCCATAAACAACCTAGGGCTGTCAGAGGCCCCAAGGGTGCGGGTGGCGGAGCCAGCCCGAGGAAGCCTCTCAGGAGCCTCAGCCAATGCAGGACCAGCCACCACCTCCAAAGGTAATTGGTACAGGGTGGGGCAGCAGGGCACCCTGGATAATCAGATTCCTGCTCCCATCCTGCCTCACTCTAACCCCCCCTCTCATTTCCACATCACCAGTCACCAGTGAGCACCCCCAGCCGACCCAGGACTCAGAGCCCCTCAACATGATGtttgtgggtgcacccctccagACATCCACACCCATGAACACCATGGCCACATCCAGTACCACAACAAATTTTTATGCCACCTCGGATACTCGGACCCAGACCGGTGTTCTCCAGGGACAAATGACCCTTGCTTCTCTCCCAAACTCCCCAACAGGCTCTCCTACTTGCACAGTCCCCAACTCTGTCCCGACACCTAGCCCCCAAGGTACTGGAAACTATTCCCCTTCAAGAAACTCCCACTCCAACTCCACCACCAGGGTGCACCAATCTCCTACCCGGCCTGTGCCCAATCCCCATTCTCCCCCACGCAACCCCCACTCCCCGCCCCGCACCTCATCTTCTCCGGCTTCAGTCAATGACACCCGGGGTGCACGCACGGTGGAACAGTCTCGGAAGAGCGTGCTGGAGATAGAGCGGAAGATGTCCCATCGCAAGCCTAGCAAGTTTCCTGACACTCCCCGAGGTCAGTAACACCACAGGGGCTCAACAAGAGTCTCCTGCCAACTCCCCTATCACACACCTGGACTGCTAACCAATGGCCCTGCCACTCCCTTCGCTCATTGCTCAGCTGAGACCCTTTGCCATCCCCAGACTCAAAGCAACTAGCCTGGGAGAGGCTAGTGGGGGAGATCGCCTTCCAGTTAGACCGAAGAATCCTATCCAGCATCTTCCCAGAGCGCGTGCGCCTCTACGGCTTCACTGTCTCCAACATCCCCGAGAAGATCATCCAGGTGTGTGGCTATCCGTCTCCTACATTGCCAGAGGTGCCTTCACAGATGTGGAAGTAAAGCTCAATACTGAGGGGCCTGGCATTTAAAGGGACTCTGAAATGGAGGGAACCCAGGGCTCAGTACAAAAAGCTGGCAAGGGTCCAGAGCATCCGGTCAAGGGAATCCATGAGGAAAGGTCAGGAGGAGTTTTCTCAGATGGGCAGGTAGCATTCCTCTAGTGCCTCCAAAATGACCTTTGAATGGGCAGGCAGCTCTAACCAGAGGGACTAAGCCAGCAACCTAAAGAATTCTTCAGCCTTCTATTTCAGCATCCCCAATGCTCTCTGGGgatcactgggaagacagagctgGGAGCCCACTGAGTAGGTGGCCAGCAATGTTGCCAGAAGGGCTGATTCTCATGCTAATGGGTCCTCAGTTAAGGCCACAAAGCCTCCTCTCGTTGAAAAAAGGAGAtagatgtttaaaaacaaacaaaaaacaacccccccaaccaaaacaaacaaaaaaactaagaaacaaaaaaacttttgTACCCCTGTGTCTTACAGGCATAGATGGCACTGGCAAGTGGGTAGGACTAGGAATGTCAGTTTGCACTCGGCTGGATACCCATGTGAGACAACGATGGTGGGGTTCCTATCCCTGGCTTCCCTGTGTTGCCAGTTGCTTGCTCTCTTATCATCTTTGTGTACAGAGTGTAAACACCTGCCATCTGGGTAGGGATGACTTTTGAGACCACGATTGCACAGGCTGATTCTGAGCTTTTCCATGGCTAAAGTGTCCTTTGATTTagatgctttgtttgtttgtttttttggggggggggattgaaaCAGGGTATCAGTGTGCAACCATGAATggtctggaactagctttgtaacTCTGTAggccaagttggccttgaactcacagaactctgcctacctcttcttcctgagtgcaCTGTTTTGCCTGGTTTAGACGCTTAATTGTTTTTTAGATGCTTAATTTTGAGTTAGTTTATGGATGGATTAAACAGATAATTTCTagattacacttttttttttttgaaacagggtctcgtgtagcccaggctggtcttgaattcattttatagccaaggatgaccttaaacttctgagaTTTATGCCTCTACTTCCAAAtcctgagattagaggtgtgttcCACCATATCTGATTTTATGAGATACtggacttcttttcttttcctttttgttttgttttttgtttttttcagacaaggtttctctgtagctttggtgcctgtcctggaactagctcttgtagaccaggctggcctcgaactcacagagatccgcctgcctctgccttccgagtgctgggattaaaggcgtgtgccaccactgccccgacCTATGTATGTACCAGAGGTATTTGGTGCCCTCGAGCTGAAGCTACAGGTGTTCGTGAACcactgcccaatgtgggtgctggcagtCGAATTGCTCCTCAGCTAGAACAGTGCAGGTTttgatggctgagccatctctccagcccagttatGCTGTCTTTTTAACCTACCCAAAAGTGGTTACAAAGTTCTTCCTCCAGTTGTGAAGAACTTTGTGGAAGATGTGTGAAGAGTCCTCTTGGCACCCTTATCCTAGGCACCCTGAGTCCAACAGTGTCCGTGTGAGAGTGACTAGGGCCATTCAAGGGTGCAAGTGGCACCTGGACTACCCCTTGGTCTCCCAAGAATGATCTCATGTTCACATACTCATTTGGTATCCAAACCACCTTAACTATCCAAGCCCTCTTAGGCGTTCTAATAACCTGTATATCATCTGGATTTTTCTTGGTAACAATCATATTGTTTTTCTAGgcagatatatagatatagatatatttacaTCTTGACATGTAACCCAAGCAGGCTTCAAACCTATggtcctcctacctcaacctccTGAGAATGCCCAGATactgtgttatttatttttgtgtatttgggTTGTTGAGACAAGTCTTGTTAAgtagcccagctggcctggacCACAAAACTTGCTGTGCTACTCCTTCCTCTTGCACCTGAGAGGTCAGATGACAAGTATGAGCCACTGTGCCCAGACAATGAGTgcatgaatatttatttacttatttatttgttgagacaaagCCTTGATGTGTATGTGTCCCTAGTTGTACtcacactgtgtagcccagactaaccTTGAGCCTGAGTCAGTGTCCCTGTCTCAGTCTCTAGAGTGCTATagttacaggcatgaaccaccaggCCCATCTATTCCTTTAATTCTTAAAAtgttgggttggagagatggctccatagttaagcacatgtactgctcttccagaggacctaagttcaaatcccagaatcAAAGTCTGGTGACTCAAAACTACATATATAACTCCAGCTCGTAGGGCTTTCAAAACCCCTGGCCTGTGTGGGTCCcttcattcatgtgcacatactcacatactgacatatacatataattaaaaataataaacatgtttttattaattttttaagcaaataaaaattcaatattaACATACAAACCTGatacataaaaacatgaaaacaggACTTTACAGGAAGCTCAtctggtagggtgcttgcctagcccTGCTACCTAGACCAGACGTGGTTGTTACATGCCTTCACTCCCAGAACATAGGacgcagaaacaggaggatcaggaactcTGGGTCATACTTAACTACCTGACAAaatcaaggtcagcctaggccaCACAAGAGTCTATCtcagaatgaagaaaaagataaaaagaaaaaccaagaacaaaacatGAACTCATCACTCTTAATGGGAtgccatatgatggctcacacaCGCTGTGGAATCAGGTTACACACATACTTCTAATAtttttcagctttctttttttagatttattgtattttcaattatgtatagcttctttccttctctctctcattgtgtgtctgtgtgtgtgtgtgtgtgtgtgtgtgtgtgtgtgtgtacgcgcttCATGTCAAACCCAGGGTCATATGTGAAGGCCAACATTCTACCAAATCTCAATTCTCTCCTTATCACGGATTACATTGGCTCCATctttttcaaattatataaagCAGTAGATCACACAGGCAGCCTTTCCTTGATCTATCCGACAGGAACACCAGTCTCCTCAGTGCACTCTGCCTACCTGAAAGATTCTCTTTCTTAGACAAGCCACCCAGTGGTCTCGGTTACAAACAACAACTGATACAAGCAGATATGGATTTATTATATTAAGGCCCTCAGCTCCAGGAAGGACACACAATTGCGTTTGTTTGCTATACCGCACAGAAAAATGCTAACACACCAAGGGACTTTACTAGTGCACACACCATGGGCACTGGTCCCAAGACAGCATAGATACCTAGCCAGGTGTCCCCAGTTGAGCCCAGCTGTCCCTGGAGAACCAGTCCCATATCCATGGTACCCCCTTGGAGGCCAGTCCTTCTTGTGCAAACGCCTCTTCCCACGTGGAGTCCCACATGTCTGTCTGCATCCACTTGCATGGTAGAAACGTAGGAACCTTGACTGCAGGGGGTTTCGGGAAAGGCAGTATTCAGGAAGACCTTCCTGTGCCGTTAGAACAGTGTCTATCACTCCAGGTTAAGAGCTTTCCATTAACTCTTGGGAAGGCCTGCAAACTCTGGGGTCAGGCAGACTGGGAAAATGAAACACTCACTATACCTCCATACTGGAGGTCATACTTCCTGTCCCCCATCCCTTGTGGCTTTCCCCTAGTCTCATATATCTGGTATGGAGCAGACAATGGTATGGGCGTCTCTGGAAGCTTTGGGAAGTCGCTGGGCCTGCCTGAGCTGGGTTTTGTGTGCCTCGACCTCAGGCTCAGCCCTCTGGACCTTTTGGGTGCCAGAGCTTCTCCTCCCTTGGCACCCTCTTAGCAATTCCTAACCATTTCCTTCCCTCAGCCTCTCGGGTCCctgttcttcctgcctgcctgtgaTCCAGAGTGCTGTGGGAGGTTCCTGATGGCCACTCTCCCAACAGGCCTCCCTAAACCCCAGTAACCACAAGCTGGATGAGGACCTCTGCCAGACCCTCACGCAGCGCTATGTGAGCATCATGAACAGGCTGCAGAGTCTGGGCTACAATGGACGGGTGCATCCAGCGCTGACAGAGCAGCTGGTGAATGCGTATGGCATCTTGCGCGAGCGGCCTGAGCTGGCAGCATCTGAAGGTGGCTCCTACACCGTGGACTTCTTGCAGCGTGTACTGGTGGAAACCGTGCACCCCAGCATGCTCACCGATGCGCTCCTGCTGCTCTCCTGTCTTAACCAGCTGGCCCATGACGACGGCAAACCTATGTTCATCTGGTAACACTGGTGCCCGGCTGGCCCAGGCTCACTTGGCCCTGCAGGCCGTCGTGCATGGCCATTAAAATTTCCCACAGACACAAGTCACTGGGCCCATGCCACACCTACCTGCTCCTGTGGGGTACCTCACTAAGTACATTCAGTTCTGTTGGTCCTGGAGGGCCACATTCACATTACAGGCacctggagagattgctcagatcAAGGCTCAAATGCTGTCTTTCTGCAGAGATTGAATGGAAAGCCCCGGGCTTCCCTTCCACTTGATAATGAAAGGAGAAGTTCTGGGagttaaagcaaaaacaaaacaaagaacaggaacagggaaggaaggatacacacagaggaaaaacCTGTGCTAACcagagactgggggtggggacagtAGAGGAAGGAAAGCCGGATGCCACCCATCCAAACCTGGGCAGAGGACAGGGAAATGGCAGCCCCTTGCAAAGATGTCCAAGGTCTGGGAAAATGATGGGCCCTATCCAAGTATGGGGGATTCAGAGCTGAGCAGGGAAAAAAGAACATGAGTTGGAGAAAGGAATGGGGGTGCATATGGAGTAGTGGAATCAAAGTGAGAGCAGAAAGGCTGTGGTATTACTGCAAGAGTGTAGACCAAGGATGGGCTGCTTCCTAAGAAGGGCAGTGGGGGAAAGCCCATGATTCTTCTGGCTGGCCTGAGGGTACAGGTGCAAGAAAGAGGGTAAGGTGgggcaagaaagaaaagaagctgggcagtggggaTGCCCTCCTTTAGTTCCAacaggtggatctatgagtttgaggtcagcctggtctacagagcgagttccaggacagccaggggtacacagagaaaccctgtcttgaaaaaacaaataaagggtgtgtgtgtgtgtaaaagaacCAGGGTCTTAGAAAACTAGTCCTTACTAGTTTTGGGGTCTTAATTCAAACAAGAATCTTATCAGTACCAATAAAAATTCCAGGAACAAAGAGGTGTGGGGTTGCTGGATTACCCTGGCTGAATACCTAGGCCCCTTAGAGCTTGTCCCTTTCTGCCCTGACCACTCCTATCAGAGAAACTTTGGGAACCCAGCCAGACAGCTCATCAAAAGTATCTCCACGACTCTCTTGGCAACCTGGGTGAAGACAAGTAGCTAAGACAAACTTGATAGGCAACCTAAGCGACACTTATGGTTGATATCAGGGTGGATGCTGGCTCACAGCTggaattagggaggcagagaaaagtcTGTGAAAGCCAAGTGACAATGTAGGAGCCTAAAGttgagctgggcagtagtggtgcacgcctttaatcccagcaccccggaggcagagacaggtggatctctgagttccaggtcagcatggtctacagagtgagttccaggacagccaatgttacacagagaaaccctgtctcaaaaacaaaacaaaacaaacaaaactagtcAGTGTTAAAGTGCTCATAGAACGGGGAACCTCCTTTTACCTGGCTCGTGTGTCCGGACGAGCCTCCTTAAAGTATAGAACTAACGCTCCCTCCCCCGACTTGAAGCTCTTAAGTTACAGCCACAACCTTTGCAGGTTGAGTCTTTGCGCTCAGGAACCAGGCACAAGCACCTGCATGCCCTTACCCAGATAGTAAGGCTTATTGGAggggtggggaaagctaggcggGAGGCGGGGCCCTAAGTTTTACTTGAAGTCCTAAGTGAACCCGCCAGGCGTAAGGAGGAACGCAGTGGGCGGGACTGTGAAGCGCGGgttctttttcccccttccaaCCGCCACAGTAGTTTGAGTGGGTGGGGCCAATGTCCAGAACTCTGGCTCCCGGGGCACAGGTCCTAGTTGTGCCGCCTGGTCTTGACCTCCTGCAGTTCCGGCGGACTCTTAAGGATTCAACTCTCCGGCTGGAAATGAGTCTCCCTGACGTTTCGCTGCGAAGGAGCCCCGTTCGCCATGAACCCTCATTCGATTGGCCCCCGACACCTGACGCCCTGAGGCCTTCACCTTTCCCACATCCCGTGCTACAAGCCCTATATGGCTTATCCCGCAAGCTGCTCTTCCCAGCCTACTGGTCTCTGGACCAACTGCTGGGCTGCTGGGCACCAATGGCACGATCCAGTAGTCTGGGGTGGCTCAAAGTCCTGGCAGGAAGTGGGGCGGCGTTGCTAGCGCTGATGGTAGTCGGCCTACCCCTGGTGCTGTTTGGCCTTGTACTCTGGCTGCCCCTACAGGTCTGGCGCCGCCCCTTCTGCTACCAGCCCCCTCCAGCCTGCTGGGTTTGGCCACAGCCCTGGCACCCGCCTGCCGAGCGCGTGCGCTGCTTTGCCTTTTTCACTGCCAATCTGTGCCTGCTCCCTGACGGGCTGGCACGCTTTAGCAACCTGTCGCACAGCCAACAGCGCGCGGAGGCCATTGGTGCTGTACTGCTAGGTAGCCTTCGAACGTCACACTATGGGGCTACTGGATGCAGCCAGCCGCTGCCTGTGGTGCCTGGCGGTGAGCTGAGGGCCACAATACCTACGGGTTTGGACTTCGTGTGCCTGCAGGAAGTGTTCGATCTCCGCGCAGCTCGTCGTCTTGTGCGCGTCCTGGCGCCAAATCTGGGCCCAGTCCTATACGATGTGGGCACATTTGGCTTAGTGCCCGGGCCGTACATCAAGATACTGGGCAGTGGTCTTCTACTGGCCTCGCGCTACCCGCTGCTGCGTGCCACTTTCCGGTGCTTTCCTAACGCTCGTCGCGAGGACGCCATGGCCTCCAAAGGTCTACTTTCCGCCCAGGTACTAACAGGCTGCAGTGCATCCTAGCAGGGAGAGGGTAAGCAATGGGTCTAACAAGCAAGGAGAGCTGGAACTGTGGGTGGCATTGCAGGCACAACTGGGCATCCTGGACGGGCGCCGTATCGTGGGATACCTTCATTGCACACACTTGCAGGCACCCGTTGGTGAGCTCTTCAGGGGGGGTTGTTGGAAATGTGGGcagcccctcttctctcctttgagAGCAGTAGATCCCTAACTTCACCAACATTTTTGTCCCTACACCCTGGTGGTTGTTTCCTGTCCCTCAGACATCCCAAGAAATGCTTGGGTGGGTTTACAGATCAGGACCTGGGTATGGCCTTGGATCCCCACTCTGGGCTGAGGCAACCCCAACTCTCCTCTTAGAAGATGGGCATGTTCGCTGCAAACAGCTGTCACTGCTCCTGGAATGGGTGGAGGAGTTTGAGGCCGAGAGCAGCCAGAGTGGCGAGGCTGTAGCCTTCAGCGTTCTCCTGGGAGACTTCAACTTCGACAACTGCTCACAAGGTGAGAAGCTGGGGCAGGTGGAGCCGAGAGACCCAGACCTGCCTGCTAAGAAACGGTTTTCTTCTACAGATCACGCAAAGGAACAGGGGCACAAGCTCTTCAGCTGTTTTCATGACCCCTGCCGGCTAGGCACCTGCCAGGAGCAGCCCTGGGCCTTGGGTACTGCTTCTGtagaggaggggagagcaggTCTGTGGGATCCCAGTCAGCAAGGCTGCCACTGATTCCGCTCCCCCTCTTCCCGACTCCACAGGGACAATTCTGAGCACTTCTAAGCTACACCACACCATTGCAAGCTCCCCAGAGATGCTTCGGAGGTAAGTGGAATGAGCCCGGGCAGGTCATCTGGGAGAAACTGCCCTAGCCTCAGTGATGCTGCGCCTCTCCTAGGGccctggaggaagaaaaagggcgCCGCCTCTACCTGGCAGGACCCCCCAGTGGAAATCACTCAGATAAATCCTGGCAGGGTCGGCGCCTGGACTATATCACCTACCGCGGAATACCTGGGAGTCGCCTGAGTCCAGTAAGTGCCTGAGCTGGGGGCAGTTGGGCTTGCTCAGACTGCAAACAGCTCTCAACTTG
The Microtus pennsylvanicus isolate mMicPen1 chromosome 2, mMicPen1.hap1, whole genome shotgun sequence DNA segment above includes these coding regions:
- the Spatc1 gene encoding speriolin; its protein translation is MSLLTNYEGLRHQIERLVRENEELKKLVRLIRENHELKSAIKTQAGGLCINGFTSGLGEAATGPSQHQGVFLPPSPAAAKEPGMEDMGMVALTPLTDVLNSPQLSPVAGSLISPLGAPINPLLSGQMPLAPNRPLSGHLTSPMAVPPGTTLASSLGLTSTGSLTTSSRLAGPLAVSQSSPLMAPLAGTVAVSLSSPLVPPTTAPLGVSQNILPNPINNLGLSEAPRVRVAEPARGSLSGASAPSCLTLTPPLISTSPVTSEHPQPTQDSEPLNMMFVGAPLQTSTPMNTMATSSTTTNFYATSDTRTQTGVLQGQMTLASLPNSPTGSPTCTVPNSVPTPSPQGTGNYSPSRNSHSNSTTRVHQSPTRPVPNPHSPPRNPHSPPRTSSSPASVNDTRGARTVEQSRKSVLEIERKMSHRKPSKFPDTPRDSKQLAWERLVGEIAFQLDRRILSSIFPERVRLYGFTVSNIPEKIIQASLNPSNHKLDEDLCQTLTQRYVSIMNRLQSLGYNGRVHPALTEQLVNAYGILRERPELAASEGGSYTVDFLQRVLVETVHPSMLTDALLLLSCLNQLAHDDGKPMFIW
- the LOC142842975 gene encoding sphingomyelin phosphodiesterase 5-like isoform X1 produces the protein MSRTLAPGAQVLVVPPGLDLLQFRRTLKDSTLRLEMSLPDVSLRRSPVRHEPSFDWPPTPDALRPSPFPHPVLQALYGLSRKLLFPAYWSLDQLLGCWAPMARSSSLGWLKVLAGSGAALLALMVVGLPLVLFGLVLWLPLQVWRRPFCYQPPPACWVWPQPWHPPAERVRCFAFFTANLCLLPDGLARFSNLSHSQQRAEAIGAVLLGSLRTSHYGATGCSQPLPVVPGGELRATIPTGLDFVCLQEVFDLRAARRLVRVLAPNLGPVLYDVGTFGLVPGPYIKILGSGLLLASRYPLLRATFRCFPNARREDAMASKGLLSAQAQLGILDGRRIVGYLHCTHLQAPVEDGHVRCKQLSLLLEWVEEFEAESSQSGEAVAFSVLLGDFNFDNCSQDHAKEQGHKLFSCFHDPCRLGTCQEQPWALGTILSTSKLHHTIASSPEMLRRALEEEKGRRLYLAGPPSGNHSDKSWQGRRLDYITYRGIPGSRLSPEVEQVTFSTALAGLTDHLAVGLKLQVVCS
- the LOC142842975 gene encoding sphingomyelin phosphodiesterase 5-like isoform X2; this translates as MSRTLAPGAQVLVVPPGLDLLQFRRTLKDSTLRLEMSLPDVSLRRSPVRHEPSFDWPPTPDALRPSPFPHPVLQALYGLSRKLLFPAYWSLDQLLGCWAPMARSSSLGWLKVLAGSGAALLALMVVGLPLVLFGLVLWLPLQVWRRPFCYQPPPACWVWPQPWHPPAERVRCFAFFTANLCLLPDGLARFSNLSHSQQRAEAIGAVLLGSLRTSHYGATGCSQPLPVVPGGELRATIPTGLDFVCLQEVFDLRAARRLVRVLAPNLGPVLYDVGTFGLVPGPYIKILGSGLLLASRYPLLRATFRCFPNARREDAMASKGLLSAQAQLGILDGRRIVGYLHCTHLQAPVEDGHVRCKQLSLLLEWVEEFEAESSQSGEAVAFSVLLGDFNFDNCSQGTILSTSKLHHTIASSPEMLRRALEEEKGRRLYLAGPPSGNHSDKSWQGRRLDYITYRGIPGSRLSPEVEQVTFSTALAGLTDHLAVGLKLQVVCS